From the genome of Rhododendron vialii isolate Sample 1 chromosome 10a, ASM3025357v1:
CTTTGAACGACTGGCAAGCCATGGCGTAGTGGCCCTGCTCATTGTGATACGAGCAGTATACTCTTCGATTTTCCTCTCGCCCATCGTCGGTCCCTAGTTTCTCAGTGGGCCATCGGAATCCCTCTACCTGGCAGCACTCCTAAAGCAACCAGAAGATAGGGACCTTGAAATAAATGGTGATGGCAAGATGGTCCTGACCATCTCTCGGCAGCCGATCCCATGCCTTGTCATCACCCCTGGCTCCTCCACCACCGTTGCCCCCTTTTCGACTAACagtgttgacctgcttcttgGCGTTATTTGCCGCCAACTTGCTTGAGTCAGCAACTTCCACCGAAGCAGGGCCCACAATATATTTTTCCAATTCTATATACCGAGCAACGGTTTGCATAAGGTCCGACATGTCGTTCAGCGGCTGGAGCATCAACTCCTTTGAAAGGTCGGAGTTGCAATCCAAACCACGCTTGAAGGATGTAGCGGCAGTCTTCTGGTCGTAGCCTTCGACCATATTGTAATTATCGTAGTACCAATCATAGAAGTCCTTCAGTGACTCATTGACTTTGCGCCTCAGGTCTGTCAAAGCTTCCACCGTCTTCAGCCACCGATTGCTTGCGACGAATCGAGATGTGAATGAATGCTCCAATTCATCGAAGCTGCTAATGGACCCTGGTTTGAGCTGGGTGTACCATAGCATGGCAGCGTCCGAATGGCTTAGTGAGAAAGTCCGGCACATCATGGCCTCACTACGTCCACAAAGCGCAGCCATAGATCGGAATTGCCAAACATGAGTCGGAGAGTTTGACTTAGCGTCATAGATATTGAACTTCGAGACTTTGAAGTTCACTGGAGGAATTTCTTCCGCTATCGCTCGATAGAAGGGCAGTTGGTCCGACTTCTCGGCTGATGCCATGGCATTGACCCGTGGAACCGATATAGCAGCTGCCAAAGGTATGTCATCGCGAGATTGCTTCTCAGAGGGTAGTGGAACGCGCCCATGCTTATGTCCACCGATCACCTCGACGCTCGGCTCAAAGGAAATCCTGTCGCGTGGTGCGCTACCCGGTAGGTGGTCCTCTCACCAGTCCGAGTATTGACCACAGTCAAGGCACCACCGCTGCTGCTAACTTCACATTTCTCATCAGGAAGCAACCCCTGGCTGTCTTCCCTATGATCATGAGGGCCGGAGCACTGGGCCCATCTGAGCGCCCTGCCAAGCAATGTTGAGTGATTGGCCTCGCTCCCGTCCCACGGTCATTGTTCGGCCAGTCCCCTAATCTTATAGAATGATGCTCACTCTGCCGATCGAGAGATCTAGCAGGTTGACGATCCCGAGAATTGTCCATAGTGCCCTTTCTTTTGTCTGTATGACGAGTTGCCTCGGTGGCCGCACGCTCCCCCTGGACCCCTTAGGCTGAGCACTCGAGACCGTAGTACTGGTCTCAGGCCATAGGGTTCGGCGCATATGGCCATCTCCGGATTGTGAATCTCGTGAAGCAGTGTGGTGCCTGGGCTCTAGGTGGACTCGTCCATCAATGTCAAGGCGACACAACGGGCTGAGCCTAGAGAAGGCAgaatccccagcagagtcgccaattgtgggaaACACTTTCTTTGGTTGTGAACCCTCTTGGAGCCTGGAAGGACAGGTTGATCCTTTGGGTTAGGAGGAGACAGGGTCCTGTACACGTAGCAAACACGTTAGTGCCAAACTCGGATCATTGGGAGTCCGGGAAGGGCACTCCGATGATCAAGTTAGTATAGAGAAAGGGGAAAGCTCTGAGTAGGTATACGAGttttgagggagagagaaaggctTACCTTCTTCTAAAAGAGGAGCAGGTAAAGGTAACTTGGAGCCCAACCCACACGTGAGCACCACGAGCTCGGTGGTTGGGGCTAAGGTGATATGCTCAGACAGGCCTGCTCTTGTGCAAAAGCCTGTCACGAGCTCTGCCCTTCGTTCATTTGCCAAGTTGAGCGGTGTCATGCAGCTTCCATCCACCTATTGGCCCTTAGATGTCACGACATCTGACCCTCCCACCTGTTCAACTCTACCTGACTTCCTCTCCAAGTTAGGAGACTGCGGTGGCTCGGCATCAGGTTATGTATCCGGACACGTACATCCGGTAATATGACCAGGACTTTCCATTATATCAAGTAACCTTGGTCCCCAGAGAGCACGCTGGGCAAAAGGAGATCGCTGAGCCAACCGAACGCCGTTAAGCTCTGGGACCTCTAGTTCTTAGTATGGAATCGGATGAGCCCAGTTCGGTAAGTCCAATGTTCTAAATAGCGCTTGGTGGTAGTCGAGCGGAAACCCACCTCCAAGTGCCAAGCTGCCTAGGcggcgccaagcaattcggcagatttttttttttgttaacaaaccattatccaatcaaactatatttcatgtatccataatgcaagttcaaacttcaaagtacaaacccaaatgaaattaagtagtagcaactagcaaataagttgaataagacaataagtagcaGGGCTTCGCTCACCTCCCTCgtattattttatatatatatattttttaggccgccaaaggcctccaaagacgccgaCAACGACGCCAGGGCTGCCaaggcggccgccaaacctccctgggcgccaaatcaaatgCTAAGGGCTATTGGCATGGCGGCagggcacctccaagcgcctaggcggcagAACACTAGGTAAGTCACCTTGGCAAGGACTATTTGGCTGAGACCCTAGGTGACCAGACTGCACGAATCGCCGGTCAACCAATGGAATCTCGGGGTTGACCATTTGCTAGAATGACATGGTTGAACCCTTGGGCCTTTCTCCGAACCCGGCCACCACAAACTGCAATCTGCAAATGGTGCCTTAAGTAACATAGGATGCAAATAGAGTTTCccttggaattgattttgttggATTGTGTTGAGGTTAGGGCTCGTGGTGCCTATAGGTTTTTCTATCGGATTAGGAATAGGACTTCATGTGGAAAGGGAGGGAAAGACTAACCAAATATTATCTATGGTGAGGGCTAGTTTGGTTTTCTAACCATCGAGAAGAGTTAAATGCCCATGCAAATTGATCTCTATGTAACGTACGGGGAGAAAGAGAAACTCCATATCAGTCTACAGGGTATGGTTTGGGAGGGATTTCTTTGTTCAGAATTTTGTGTGTGCTGTTTATTTTCAGTAAAGATATAGGTACTGAAATGGGggagggaaaatgtaccgaccggccgcgccgggccgtctccggccaccggacggccgatcagagttgtccaaaaattctggaaaaaaaaaaaccgatggggcctacGCAAAAATCAACGtcatctgaggtgtgtagggtgctcggatcaagcatcctacacacctcggatgccgttgattcccgcatagaccccatcggtttttttttttaaaaaatttggacggctcggatcagccgtccggtggccagagatgGCCCGCCGGCGGCAGTACGTTTTCCCTCCTCCCCAATCAGTACATATAGCATTACTCATTTATTTTAGCAAAAAGCCTCGTTCATCGACACCATCATTACTAAAGTATTAAGTTGCTGTATTCTTTGTCTTATAGCTTCTTTCTTGCTCGTTTATTTCTCTTTCATAGATTGTCTCCATAATTAACTCTTCTTTGTGGGTGATAACTATGTCTTAAAgctttatttttcctttccgTGTACATGTGTATACAAGGGAACACTAATGGAATGTTGCTGGGTTGATCATTCTAGTTGAAAACAATAACTGCTTTCAGGCTATTTGATTCCATTGTCACTTGTTACTAGTTAGTTTTCTATGTTTGTATAGCGAAAGTATCGAGCTCATTTGGGAATCTTTCTAAACACACGTAACTGTAGAGGGAGTTTTTGACAGTGGCAAGGAATGTTAAGAGTTGAGTTTTCTCTTATTTGCAATAGACCCATAGAGCATAATTAAAAGGACTAGTTCAGTCCTGGAAGTGAGATGGCAAAAGAAGTTATAGGCAAGTGGTACTTGACTCTCATTCAACACCAGGCATCAACTGATACCTTTCATTCAATGGTAAACACAGGTTTTCCCAACATTTCCTTCCCATTCCATTTAGAATACTAACCAAAAAGAAGAGTAAAGAAACAAGTATGAATCATGAACATATAATCCAAATGAATCTTTTTGCTAAGCTAAATCCAAATGAATCTACAGCTAAACAAAGGAGAGCTATAATCATGCGCTTTTCAGGGTGCCCAGTTTTGTTCCAGGCTAACTGATCTTTCTTGTGCATTGACAGAAAACATATTATGTGAAGCTGTTGACCGTACTTCTCCGTTAAATGGAAGTTGACATGATATTTACTTTGTTTAGTGTTCATTATGAAGTTCTGATACGACTCTAAATTTCTCTCATGTTTCGGATCACTAGTTGTTtcattgatttatttttaatattttgaattCTTCTGATGCTGTCTGTTTGTTCAATAATTGTGCAGTCTGAGCTTGACATCTTAGGAAGGTTATCTCATCCTAACCTTGTTAAGCTATTAGGATACTGTTGGGAAGAGAATGAGCGACTCCTTGTCTATGAATTCGTGCCAAAGGGCTTATTGGAGAAGCACCTTTTTGGATGTAAGAGCTAATCGATCAAGCTGATTTCGCCTTGTGCAAATCAACCATATGTCGGCTTACTAGACAATTCATGGGTTTGCTTATGCAGGGGGCTCAGCTGTTCAGCCACTTCCATGGGACATTCGGCTTAATATACTAATAGGAGCAGCTCGAGGGCTGGAGTTTTTGCACACAAAAGACAAACAAGTAATTTATAGACACTTCAAGACCTCAAATATATTGCTAGATGAGGTAAGTTTCCTGCAATCAATAAATTAGTCCTGTGAAAATCTGTTTTAGGATAGAACATGATACTTTTCTTGTCCTTTATTTTAGATGCAGCAACTTTTCAATCTCACTCATTTAGTCATTTACCTACTCTCACCACACTCTgtgtttgaacatttttttcccAGACATTTTGTTGCTGAAAATGTTTTCATATATACACGATTTTAGGAAGGCAAGGCATGATGACTTAAACTTGGGCtgatatgcatatttttttttggcagtcCTACAATGTCAAGATGTCAGCTATTGAACCACGCTTGACAACACCAGGTATGGGAACTTATGGCTACGCTGCTCCGGAGTACATTGCCCCAGGTAATCTCCGAAGGCTGAGTAAATATAAGAGTCATGATTCTGAACTTCCCACACTTCAAAGCCAGTTGAACTAAACCTACCATATCGACGTGTTACCATATTTAACATTATGATTGTTAAACAGGACACTTGTACATGAAGAGTGATGTGTATGCTTATGGGGTAGTATTGGTTGAGATGCTTACAGGCTTGCGTGTATTTGATGGAAATAGTCCAAGTGAGCAAAGTAATCTGGTTGATTGGGTCAAACCATATTTGCTCCATGAAAGAAAATTGGTAGATATAATGGACTCTCAATTGGAAGGGGAATATCCTTCAAAAGCTGCCTTCAAAATAGCTCAGCTTGCTCTAAAATGTCTTGCAGCTGAACAAAAAACTAGGCCATCGATGAAAGCAGTTGTGGAGACACTGGAACACAAAGAGGCAAGCAATGGAAAACCCATGGATACTTTGCACCATCGACCTCCACTTCCCTGCAGGCAAAAGAGAATTCAGGCCCATCAACTCGCGCTATGAGCATGGTAGCTTCGATATAATGCTTCCAATGAAGAGCAGCCTTTGAATATGAAGAAGATTGCTTTTTACAAGTTATATCAATCTCTATTCTTCTTCACGTGACCTCCAGAATTTGTAATGAGTTTTGTTGTTCTAGAGGACATTTGTATCTAATAGCGTAGGATGTTCATAATCAAAATgcaattatttattttagtctATTGACTTGTGCTTGATATTATGTTAAACATAGCTCTACAGAAGGACAAACAAGTCTGCAAAGGTTGCACTATTTTCTCGCACTAAGAGGATATTAGTTTGAGTACTAAAAATATTCAGGTTGACTACATTATTTTGTGATTTTAAATGGCTGAAATGAGAGACCGAGAAGAGTAGGGCACCCCTGATGGTGCTGGTGACAAGAGTCATTGCCTGTAAGTTGatatttctatttttcatgTGAGTCGATTACAGCAAGTACTCCTGATTGTGCTGGTGTTTTGGGGGCCAGGGCCCAGGGTTTTGATGTATAAAGTATTTGTTGTTCCTTAGAGTACTGATTATATACACATCTTCAAAAAGCACGATGTAGAATTTAAGTGCAACTAAATTTGGGTAAGAGCAGAAAATACGTACATGAACGTTGGTTGTGTGTGGTTTTTTCCTGCTTCTGGATCCAACACATTAACCAAGAGTTAGATCTCTCAAATTTGCACCATTTGAGACAATAAGCATACCTAAGGAGGGGTTTTGATTTGGTATACTTAATTTTGCCCCTCAAACAAAATTTCTAGCTCTGTCCCTGATTCTATCCTGGAAGATAGTCCTACCTGCTCTATTTTAAGGCTTAACTAGAGCTATCAAGGTAATGGTGTGGATCCAGTTTTGTTGCTTTTCTAGTGAATTCAGACTTCAGGGTCCTAACAAAGGAACAGTCcgcatggaaaatattttcaagcatagttttaaatttttggcaTGAAAAAGTGTTACTTTCAAAATTAGATAAATCTGGTCATTTTGTATGAAGACTAGCAAAGTTGCTTCAGAGTTTCGAGCAATCCGGTAGAAATTGTAATACTTGACACTAATATAAAAATGGCATAATAGGAGATACTAGTGTTGATGTATCTGCAGTAGCACGGTTGATGCCTTCTTGGTGCTTGTTGTTGGTAGGGAGTGGTCTTAGAGTGTGCTTCTATAGCTGTTGGGTTTCcaattttggagtttttttttgttgtagtttcaGAGGTAAGTCGCACTTTGTTTCTGTAAAGCTTGATTTCTCTGATATCAAATTTAGACCTACCAAAGAGAAAAAGCTACTTAAATGaagcattttatcaaacattCAAACTCAAAGGGAAATCCAAGTGAACTTGAACAAAAGTCGAGAAAATAACCATTGCAACCATGacaatcactacaagaaaaatgagaatatgtGACGAAATGCTGGTGAGGAAAGTAGATTTCGTTTCCAAATATGCCAATTttgtgaggaaaatattttttcgtcaccaattaagAAGGTAGACAAATTTAAGgtgaggaaattttattttgtcgccaaaaatatctaatcagtgacgaaaaaataaattccgTCTACAAAAGTGTGGACCAAAAAATATaaggtgacaaaaaaataagtttcgtCCCTAATCTGTTTCCTCCATACGTTGCACAGatacttgcaaccattatgtgaTGAAATAGTTCCTcacaaaaggaaagaatttgGGAGAGGAATTCTTTTTTGTCGTCCATTAAAGAGGGAATTTTCTTGGGCGAGCTTTAGCGGGCAGGGGCGTTCATtaactacaagaaatttgagcAGATCTCAATAAAACAAAACTATTTCAACAGTTGAGGCCGTTGATTTCGTTGTGCTTATTGATTATATCATTATCGTAAAAAGTTGGCTCGATCAATTTTAAAAAGCTCCTTGATAGGGacgcaattttattttttggatgataGTTATCGTCTGATCAAACGTGTAGTGATCCTCGAATCAACTTCATTCTCGATACGAATGATGAACTCcataatatgtaaaagatagacggttcagattgaaaaaCAAAGGCTTTGGTGGAGTCAGGTCTTTcaatctaatactttaat
Proteins encoded in this window:
- the LOC131304192 gene encoding probable serine/threonine-protein kinase PIX13; the protein is MKSDVYAYGVVLVEMLTGLRVFDGNSPSEQSNLVDWVKPYLLHERKLVDIMDSQLEGEYPSKAAFKIAQLALKCLAAEQKTRPSMKAVVETLEHKEASNGKPMDTLHHRPPLPCRQKRIQAHQLAL